TATTTCTTCATAGTTTGCCTCAATTGCATCTTTATAGAAATTTTTTATACCTTCTTCTGTCTTTGGATGCTTTAGCATTTCTTGAAGTACTCCAAAAGGTACTGTTGCAATATCGCATCCAAGCTCAGCTACTTCTCTTACTTGCTGAGCATTTCTCATACTAGCAGCTATTACCTCAGTCTTAATGTTATATTTTCTGAAAGTTTGGAGTGTTTTCTCTACGCAATCTACTCCACTCACTATTCCTTTATAGTGCATTCCTTTTTCGCCAAGTCTGGGATAGTAATCGCTCTTCTGAAAATCCTTCCCGTACCTTTTATTAGCGCACTCCCTTAAATAATCATCTATTCTTCCAGCAAAGGGGCTCACATATCTAGCGCCTGCTTTAGCACCTAAAAGAGCTTGCTCCGGAGTCATTATCAAAGTTACGTTCACAGGTATTCCTTTCTCACTCAATTGTTTTATCGCTTTCAAGCCTTCATAATCATTTGCTTCTTGTTCAGTAGAAGTATTAATTGGTATTTTTATTACGACATTTCTAGCTATTGGATTGAATTTTTTGTATAGGATTTGAGCCTCATCAATCATCTTTTCTGCTTTATTACTGAGCACTTCTAAACTCACAGGCCTTCCTTCTCCAGCTACTCTACATATTTCACTAATATAATCTTCTATACTTACTTTTACTCTCGTTCTTTCTTCGTCGAGCGCCTTTCTAACCAAGCTCGGGTTTGTTGTTACTCCGTCCACTATCCCCCAAGAAATTGATTCCTTTATTTCAGCCAATTTCGCGGTGTCAATAAATATTTTCATTTTTACCACTCTCCCAAAGTAGTTGCACCTTTGTCTTCAAACTTAAAATCAAGCTCTTTAAATCCGAATTGCGCTAGAGCTTTCCTTAATCCGTTTTGATTCTTGCGCTCGCAATACAGCATTAGATAGCCTCCTCCGCCAGCTCCTGTAAGTTTGCCTCCTAGAGCGCCGTTTTTTAATGCTACTTCGTAAGCTCTATCAATAATATCTGTTGTTATCCCTTCTACAAGCTTTCTTTTATTCTGCCAAGATCTATCAAGCAGTTCGCCAAAATAGCGAAGCTCGCCTTCCTCAATTGCAAACTTTACTTCAAGACCTAACTTTTTAAGTTCGTGTAAAGATTCTATTACTTTTTCCTCATCTTCCTCGCAAGCCTTATCTTGCATAGTTAATATTTTTGTAGAATCTCTTGTCCTACCGGTAAAAAACAGCATTAAATCTTCTGCTAACCTTTTTCTTATTTCTTCACTAACTTTCAGACGCTCTACAATTGTTTTTTCCTTTTCAAACTTAATAAAATTCAGTCCTCCGAAAGCGCTGGCATACTCATCTTGCTTGCCGATGGGAAGCTTCAATTCTTCTCTAGCTATCTTATAAGCACTTTCTGCAATTTCTTCCTTGCTCATCTTAAGTCTCTCTAAAGTATCTATAACTTTAACTGTATTAACAGCAAGTGCTCCTGAAGAGCCTAATCCTGAGCCTGGTGGTACTTCAGAAGCTAAGAACATATTAATACCCCTTTGTATATTGAAATGTTTTAGTACAGCAGTTGGTATATCAAAGCCCTCCCCAAACTTTAATTCGTAAAAATCTTTTACGTTATAGTTCATCTGAAGGTCTGCAGAAATTAGCTGTATTCTATCATCGTCCCTCAGCTCTAGAACTGTGTAGAAATATTTATCTATCGTTGTACTGACAACCAATCCGCCATATTTCTGGTAATAAGATGGCAAGTCAGTACCTCCTCCTCCAAAACTTATTCTTACAGGCGATCTTGCAATTATAGCCATTTTTTAGTTCTCTTTAAGCAGAGCTCTCACCGCCAGCCTTATACTTTCTTCTGAGTTATATCTAGGCTTCCAGCCTAACTTCTTGAGCTTCTCAATAGAAAGCTGAATTTTGGGAATGTCGCCCCGCCAGCCGCGCTCGCTACCTGTATATCTAAAGCTTACTTCCTTTAAGTGCATTTCTTCAACTACAATTTCTGCGATTTTATTCACTTCGACAGTATCCTCAGTTGCAAGATTGAAAATATTCACTTTATCTTTACTACTCTCTAACAAAAAGAGCATTGCGTCAATACAATCTTCTACCAGCATGTAAGATTTCCGCTGCTTGCCGTCGCCTAAAATTTCAAGCTCTTTTTTGTTTCTATTGAGTTTATTAATGAAGTCGAGCACAATTCCATGAGTGGCTCTTGAGCCTACTATGTTTGCAAGTCTAACAATCCAAGCTTGGAAGTCGAAAGAGTGGCAATAGGCGCAAATTAAAGCTTCGCATGCTAATTTACTAGCGCCGTAAAGTGAAATTGGTAGTAGAGGAGCATACCCCTCAGGTATTGGGAAAGGTATGTTTTCACCGTAAACAGTGCATGTAGAAGGAAATAAAATTTTTTTAACTTTATTTAAGCGCATAGCCTCAAGCACATTATGAGTTGCAATTATATTCTGCTCTAAATCTAAATTTGTTTTGTCAGTACCCTTCTTTACATCTGAGTTAGCTGCTAAATGGAATACTGAATTTTGAGCGCGCATAACTTCTTTTAATTTATTTAGATCGAGCAGGTCACCTTCAATAAATCTAAAATTTTCATCACTAAAATGCTCTTTCAAAAAATCTTTATTGCCTGTAGCAAGATTATCATAGACTGTAACTTTTGCTTGCGCTCTCAGCAATCTATCTACCAAATGGGAGCCTATAAAACCTGCGCCGCCAGTAACCAGTATCTTTTTTTCCATTAAGAACAGAATATGATTTTGAATTTATAAAGGCTTTTCTTTTAAAAAAAATTGAAAGAAAAAGATTATCCACTCAAAAATATTTTTATATTTTATGCATGCAAGATTTATTAAAAACTTCAGAGGCAGGAAAATACTAACCGAGAAAGAAGTTAAAGATTTACTTAAAGACTACGAGATTCCAACTACAAATTATAGGCTAGTAAGTTATGAAGAAGATCTTAGGGAGCTCAATCTGGAATATCCTCTGGTTTTAAAAGTATGCTCTCCCAGATACACTCACAAAACTGAAGTTGGTGGAGTTAGGCTTAATATAAAAAGCAGAGCTGAGCTATTTACAGCTTTTAAAGAATTCAAGAAAAAATTCACAAACGAAAGATTCCTTGTTGAGAGTATGGAAGAGCACGGTCTTGAGCTGATTATAGGGGCTGTAG
The Candidatus Thermoplasmatota archaeon genome window above contains:
- a CDS encoding acetate--CoA ligase family protein; translation: MHARFIKNFRGRKILTEKEVKDLLKDYEIPTTNYRLVSYEEDLRELNLEYPLVLKVCSPRYTHKTEVGGVRLNIKSRAELFTAFKEFKKKFTNERFLVESMEEHGLELIIGAVEDYTFGHAIMLGLGGVYTELFKDVTFRVVPINSKDAEEMIMEIKASEFVKGFRGMKISPKALINILLKTSELTVDYQDYIKELDLNPVFVREKDAVVVDARMVLR
- a CDS encoding transaldolase family protein, with amino-acid sequence MKIFIDTAKLAEIKESISWGIVDGVTTNPSLVRKALDEERTRVKVSIEDYISEICRVAGEGRPVSLEVLSNKAEKMIDEAQILYKKFNPIARNVVIKIPINTSTEQEANDYEGLKAIKQLSEKGIPVNVTLIMTPEQALLGAKAGARYVSPFAGRIDDYLRECANKRYGKDFQKSDYYPRLGEKGMHYKGIVSGVDCVEKTLQTFRKYNIKTEVIAASMRNAQQVREVAELGCDIATVPFGVLQEMLKHPKTEEGIKNFYKDAIEANYEEIF
- a CDS encoding NAD-dependent epimerase/dehydratase family protein; its protein translation is MEKKILVTGGAGFIGSHLVDRLLRAQAKVTVYDNLATGNKDFLKEHFSDENFRFIEGDLLDLNKLKEVMRAQNSVFHLAANSDVKKGTDKTNLDLEQNIIATHNVLEAMRLNKVKKILFPSTCTVYGENIPFPIPEGYAPLLPISLYGASKLACEALICAYCHSFDFQAWIVRLANIVGSRATHGIVLDFINKLNRNKKELEILGDGKQRKSYMLVEDCIDAMLFLLESSKDKVNIFNLATEDTVEVNKIAEIVVEEMHLKEVSFRYTGSERGWRGDIPKIQLSIEKLKKLGWKPRYNSEESIRLAVRALLKEN